A window of Helicobacter pylori genomic DNA:
TTAACAAAACAAAAAGCCCAAAATTCTCGCTAGCGCTTTTTAGGCGTTTTTCATTCACGCTTAAAACTTCAAAGCTCAATGACTTGCGCCAATAATTTTCAAACGCCTTAAAAGTGGGCAATCTAGCGCCGCTAGAATGGGCTTGATGGAGCATGCCCTCTTTGGAAAGGATTTGAAAATAATTCCTGATCGTCGCGCAAGACACTTTCAAGTCCGCCAGCTCTTTCAAGCGTTTAGAACTAATGGGTTCTAAGGTCTGCAGATAGGCTTTAACAAACGCATCTAACAAACTCTCTTTTTTATTCAAATCAGAACCTACTTCAATTCTTCTTAACATCATTTTTTAAAAACATCTCGTCAATCGCCATTTTTAATGGAATGACTTTCGCATTATAGCGCAAAAAGTTAATAATCTGTCACTTTTTTAAAACAAGTGATAAAAATTACAGGATTTTTCTTTAAAGTTTAGTCTGTATCACTAAATTTAATTACTATGATTAAATTAGGATTTTTTATAGAGTTGATTTAATTTGGATCTATTGGGTCAATCATATCTTGATATTAGATAAAACTTGTTATCATGCAAGCATGAACACACACACAAGAGGCATTGACAGCGATCTGATTCGTTCGCTCCAAAGCATTTCATTATCCATGTTTAGAAAGGGTTTTTTTGGGCTTTATCAAGGCTCCATTTCTGCACGCATTGGCACTAACCAGTTTGTGATCAATAAAAGAAACGCTGTTTTTGATCAATTGAATGAAAACACCCTACTAGTTTTGCATGACAAAATAGATTACCGCTGGAAAGAAGCAAGCTTAGATTCGCCTATCCATGCGAGCGTGTATAAGGAGTTTTTGGACGCTAAATTCATCGTTTATGCACGCCCTCCCTATAGTTTGGCGTATTCTTTACGCCATAACCGATTGCTCCCCAGAGATTATTTAGGGTATCGTTCTTTGGGCGAAGAAGTAACGATTTTTAACCCCAAAGATTATGACAGCTGGCAAGAAAGAGCGGATACGGAAATTTTACGCCAGTTGCAAGAGAGCAAAAAATATTTTGTTTTCATTAAAGGGTGCGGGATTTTTGCCTACCACAGAGAGCTTTCTAAACTCATGGAAGTCTTTGATTTGATTGAAAACTCATGCAAGGTTTTACGACTGGGCGATTTAATGGATTTTTGTTATAATGATGATCCACGATTGAGCGTGTAAAAAGCTTGAAAGGATAAACATGACCATCAACACCCATTACACCCCTAACTTCACGCAACTCCAAACCTTGAATAATATCAATAATGACGCAACGATAAAAGATAGGGATCAAGTAGAACAAGATTTGCAACAAAGCAATATTCAAGATGGTTTTAGTGAAAACAACACGCAAAACGCCCCTGATTTTGACCGACTGCAGGTTTTAAACGCTATCAATAACGATGGCACCATCAAAGACAGATCCCAAGTTGAAACAAATCTTGTTGAGGGCGAAAGTATCCCTGAAATTTATTCCAAACTAGACACATACGCTTAAATAAGGGGTTTTACCATTCTTTCAAAGCCATTTTAATCGCTTCTATCACGCAATCCATCCCACCCGCTAAACTAAAAAGCCAATATTTGTGTGCATAAATGTATTCTAATTGCTTGGCTCTTAACTCGTCTTCATTATCCGTTTTCTTGCACACGATTTCAGCGATATGCAATTCTTGATGGAAAATATAAGATTGTATTGCATCCATAAAATACGCATTAAATCGCTTGTCATCAAAAAGCTCTTTAATGTTATCAATTGCAGCGCTCAAATGTTCTAATTCTTTAAAATCCAGCTCTTCTAATTTTTTCTCTTCATGAAGTTTTTCCACTTTTTCTAAAAACTCTGCCACTTTTAAAAACACTTCTTCAACTTGCGTTTTTTTCTCTTTGGCGTATGCGATCATTTCTTCGCATTTTTGTTTAGCGGTTTTTAGATTTTTAGCCTGTTCTAATTGGGTGGGATAGTTTAGATTGATGGGGGGCTTTGGCTGAGATTTATCTATTTTTTCGCACACTTCTTTAAAAGGCATTTCTTTAGTCCCTTTAATCCTAGCCCCCCCTTCAGTAGCGTTAATGACTTCTAATTTATAGGGCGTGTTAAAAATATCTTTTTCAAAAAATTCTAAGAAAAGTTTCCACACTAAAGTGGTTTCTACTTCCCCATTACCCCCATATTTTTCTATAAAAATCTTGTCTTTATCCTTTTTAGGCTTGATCTCCCTATCGCCATAAATCGCCCCACTGGCATGGCTGTTACCGCTTTGTGAAAAGCTCAAATCCTGCCCAATAAACACGCATCTTTTAAAACGAGAATGCACCACCAATTCATACGCCATGTTCGCTGCACTCATGCCTATACCCACATAACCATATTGGTGCAAATCAAAAAGGTTGGTGTAGCCAAAGGGGCGGAAACTGAATTGCTTAACCCCTTTTTTAATCGCTTTAATCAATCGTTTATGCACAATGGAGGTTAAAGCAAAAATGACGCCTTCTTGAAAATCTAGGGGCGTTTCTTCATAAAATTTCGCCGTTAAATCCACCCTTTCTAAAGACAGCACAATATCAGGCTTGATACCCGCTTTAGCTAAAATAGGGAAGGAAGCGTCTATGCAAAAAAGCGTCGCATAAGGAGCGATTTCTTTTAAAAGGGGGAGTTGCTTGTTCAAACTAGGCCCGGTTGAAACAATAATGGCGGTGTCTCTGTTTTTTAAAGTGTTCACAAAATCCACTAAACTAGGGCTTTGAATGACTTCAGGCAAATTAGCGACATGCTGTTTGATGCCTATCAGTGCGTCTTTAGCGTCATTACCCACGCTAATTGCACCATGCTCTAAAGCGCGCGTGAAATGCTGGTTGATTTCTATCATTTGACTAGAATAGCGTTCATAATAAGCATTAAAGATTTTTAAATCATACATTCTTGCGTATAAACGAGACTTTTTATCCATATCAAACAAGGAAGCTATCATGTTGTAATTGCAAAAATCCGCATGCAACAAAATCAAGCGGTTTTCTAAAATCTCAGTGGAAAAATCCAAAAGATTCAACACAATGAAAATGATCTCTATTTCAGGCTCAACCACCACCAAGCGCTTTAAATTCCCATTGCCTAAAAGCAAGCGATAAAACACGCCATTACCCAAGCCAAAATAATACAAATAAGGATAAAGCATGCAAATTTCGCTATTTTTATATTGCTCCAAGCTTGAATCTAGCGGGCTTTTTTCAAATAGGGGGGTGTTTGTTTCTTTGTCTAAAAGGTTGAAATTCGCGCTGTCATTCCCTAAAAACACTTCGTATTTTTTGTTCTCTTTAATGGCTTTGAGCTTTGCGAACAAGAGAGGGTCTTTTTTAAAAAGGGCTTGTAAGTTTTTTTGATAAATGTCCATTATTCTAACTTATAAAAGGGCTAACGCCCCCTTTGGATTTCAAGGGCTATTATTGTAAAAGCCTTAAAACATTTTGTTGCACCGCATTGGCTTGCGCCATAGCAAAACTCCCGCTTTGCGCCAAAATATTGTATTTAGAAAAGTTCGCGCTCTCTTCAGCAAAATCCACATCTCTGATTTGAGATTCAGCCGCTTTAACATTCACTTGGGTAACAGAAATGTTATTAATGGTGGTAACCAATTCCATTTGCACCGACCCCATATCTGAGCGGATCTTGTCTAATTGCGTGCGTGCAGAATCCGCCATATCCATCACAATCATCGCCCCTTTAAGGCTTGTAACCCCAGCCCCTATGCCTTGAGAGTTGGTTTCTGCTTGCGCGCCATTAGCGTTCGCTCCAGCCGCTGAAGCCACATTCGCATCAAAAATGCCCCTAACCGCTCTCAAATTCACGGTGTATTCTGCCACCCCTTGAGCGGAATGAAAGCCCACATGGCTAAAATTCACACCGCTCACAATAATATCCCTAGCGTCGGTTCTAGTCAAAGTCAAGCGCCCAATAACCGCATGCTGTGTCCCAGAAATCCCTGCAAAATTCCCTCCCCCAAAAACTTGACCGCTCGCGCTCGCTGCATGCACAGAAATCGCACGCCCGTCAATGGAGTGCAAATTAATGCGCCCTTGAATGTCCAAGCTCGCTTCCACGCCGGTGCGATCTTTGACAGAGTTGATGGCATTAGTTAGCCTCCCATCAGCATCGTTTTTATGCACATCGTTCACCGTTCCAATTTCTACGCCATTAATGGTAAGTTCCCTAACAGTTCCTGATTGCACAGGAGTGCCGCCAGTGGCCATGACATTATAAGACGCTCTAACGCCTAGAGTGTTAGAAAAGCGGTTGATAATCTCGCTCAACGCCCCGATCCCCGTGCCAGCACTTGTAGAAATGCGCACGGTTTCAATCTTATAATCATTCACGCCATTGACTTGTTTGAAATTCAAGCCCACTTCAGTCAAGTTTTGCGCCGCTGCGCTAGCCAACATGCCTGCACCACTAAATGAAGAAGTTTCCATGCGCACATGCCCGATTTTATCCGAACTCGTTGAGCCAATAGACGCCTTAACCGTGGTGTTAGAATACGCGCCGATTTGAAATTCTTTATTAGAAAAACTTCCTGAAAGCATTTGCTGGCCGTTAAAGCTTGTGGTGTTAGCGATATTATCCAATTCTTCTAACAGCCTTTGAATATCGCTCTGGAGCGCTCTTCTACTCTCTAAAGTTTGCCCGTCTTGAGCGGCTTGAACGGCTTTGGTTTTAATGGTGTCTAAAATTTTGATTTGCTCATCCATCGCTTTATCTGCGGTTTGAACCATACCAATAGCGTCATTAGCGTTGCGGATCGCTTGACCCAAATTCGCGCTTTGACTCCTTAAGCTATCTGCAATCGCCATCCCACTAGAATCATCAGCGGCTTTATTGATCCTAAGCCCTGAACTTAACTTTTCAAGCGAGCTTGAAAGGTCTCTGTTGTTTTGAACCCCTACCGCATGAGAAGTTAAAGCGGCGATATTGGTATTTATCCTAAAACTCATGTTTGCATCCTTTGCATAGATATTTGTTTTTAGTCAAGCAAAGGGTGTTCCAACTCTTTGATTTTTTGTGCCGTTATAGAGTTTTATGATTTAATAAAGCGTTTAGTCAAAATTCTATGCTACAATCATTCATTAATAGGTATAAAATCATTAATTAAAGGCGTTCAATGAAGCACCTTATTATCGTAGAATCCCCAGCAAAAGCCAAAACCATTAAAAATTTTTTGGATAAAAGTTACGAAGTCATTGCCTCTAAAGGGCATGTTAGGGATTTATCCAAATTCGCTTTAGGCATTAAGATTGATGAAACAGGCTTCACGCCTAATTATGTCGTGGATAAAGACCATAAAGAGCTTGTCAAGCAAATCATAGAGCTTTCCAAAAAGGCATCGACCACTTATATCGCTACCGATGAAGACAGAGAGGGCGAAGCGATAGGCTACCATGTGGCATGTTTGATTGGGGGGAAATTGGAGAGCTATCCTAGGATTGTCTTTCATGAGATCACGCAAAATGCGATTTTAAATGCCCTAAAAACCCCACGACAAATTGACATGTCCAAAGTCAATGCCCAACAAGCTAGACGCTTTTTAGATCGGATCGTAGGCTTTAAATTAAGCTCATTGATTGCATCAAAAATCACTAAAGGTTTGAGCGCTGGGCGAGTACAAAGCGCGGCATTAAAACTTGTGATTGATAAAGAAAGGGAAATTAAAGCCTTTAAGCCTTTAACCTATTTCACGCTAGACGCTTTGTTTGAGCCAAATTTAGAAGCGCAACTCGTTAGCTATAAGGGTAATAAACTCAAAGCCCAAGAGCTTATTGATGAAAAAAAAGCTCACGAAATTAAAAACGAATTAGAAAAAGAAAATTATATGATTTCCAGTATCGTTAAAAAGTCTAAAAAATCCCCCACACCGTCTCCTTTTATGACTTCCACCTTACAGCAAAGCGCTTCTAGCCTTTTAGGTTTTTCGCCCACAAAAACCATGAGTATCGCTCAAAAATTATATGAAGGCGTAGCCACCCCGCAAGGCGTTATGGGCGTGATCACCTACATGAGGACCGATAGCTTAAATATCGCTAAAGAGGCTTTAGAAGAAGCGAGAGGTAAGATTTTAAAAGACTATGGCAAAGACTACTTGCCCCCTAAAGCCAAAGTCTATTCCAGCAAGAACAAAAACGCCCAAGAAGCCCATGAAGCCATTAGACCCACTTCTATTATTTTAGAGCCAAACGCTTTAAAAGACTACCTTAAACCTGAAGAATTGAAGCTCTATACCTTAATTTACAAACGCTTTTTAGCTTCTCAAATGCAAGACGCTCTTTTTGAAAGCCAAAGCGTGGTTGTGGCTTGCGAAAAA
This region includes:
- a CDS encoding motility associated factor glycosyltransferase family protein, whose translation is MDIYQKNLQALFKKDPLLFAKLKAIKENKKYEVFLGNDSANFNLLDKETNTPLFEKSPLDSSLEQYKNSEICMLYPYLYYFGLGNGVFYRLLLGNGNLKRLVVVEPEIEIIFIVLNLLDFSTEILENRLILLHADFCNYNMIASLFDMDKKSRLYARMYDLKIFNAYYERYSSQMIEINQHFTRALEHGAISVGNDAKDALIGIKQHVANLPEVIQSPSLVDFVNTLKNRDTAIIVSTGPSLNKQLPLLKEIAPYATLFCIDASFPILAKAGIKPDIVLSLERVDLTAKFYEETPLDFQEGVIFALTSIVHKRLIKAIKKGVKQFSFRPFGYTNLFDLHQYGYVGIGMSAANMAYELVVHSRFKRCVFIGQDLSFSQSGNSHASGAIYGDREIKPKKDKDKIFIEKYGGNGEVETTLVWKLFLEFFEKDIFNTPYKLEVINATEGGARIKGTKEMPFKEVCEKIDKSQPKPPINLNYPTQLEQAKNLKTAKQKCEEMIAYAKEKKTQVEEVFLKVAEFLEKVEKLHEEKKLEELDFKELEHLSAAIDNIKELFDDKRFNAYFMDAIQSYIFHQELHIAEIVCKKTDNEDELRAKQLEYIYAHKYWLFSLAGGMDCVIEAIKMALKEW
- the topA gene encoding type I DNA topoisomerase, whose product is MKHLIIVESPAKAKTIKNFLDKSYEVIASKGHVRDLSKFALGIKIDETGFTPNYVVDKDHKELVKQIIELSKKASTTYIATDEDREGEAIGYHVACLIGGKLESYPRIVFHEITQNAILNALKTPRQIDMSKVNAQQARRFLDRIVGFKLSSLIASKITKGLSAGRVQSAALKLVIDKEREIKAFKPLTYFTLDALFEPNLEAQLVSYKGNKLKAQELIDEKKAHEIKNELEKENYMISSIVKKSKKSPTPSPFMTSTLQQSASSLLGFSPTKTMSIAQKLYEGVATPQGVMGVITYMRTDSLNIAKEALEEARGKILKDYGKDYLPPKAKVYSSKNKNAQEAHEAIRPTSIILEPNALKDYLKPEELKLYTLIYKRFLASQMQDALFESQSVVVACEKGEFKASGRKLLFDGYYKILGNDDKDKLLPNLKENDPIKLEKLESNTHVTEPPARYSEASLIKVLESLGIGRPSTYAPTIALLQNRDYIKVEKKQISALESAFKVIEILEKHFEEIVDSKFSASLEEELDNIAQNKADYQQVLKDFYYPFMDKIEAGKKNIISQKVHEKTGESCPKCGGELVKKNSRYGEFIACNNYPKCKYVKQVGNANDEAKQELCEKCGGEMVQKFSRNGAFLACNNYPECKNTKSLKNTPNAKEMIEGVKCPECGGDIALKRSRKGSFYGCNNYPECNFLSNHKPINKRCEKCNYLMSERIYRKKKAHECIKCKERVFLEEDND
- a CDS encoding class II aldolase and adducin N-terminal domain-containing protein yields the protein MNTHTRGIDSDLIRSLQSISLSMFRKGFFGLYQGSISARIGTNQFVINKRNAVFDQLNENTLLVLHDKIDYRWKEASLDSPIHASVYKEFLDAKFIVYARPPYSLAYSLRHNRLLPRDYLGYRSLGEEVTIFNPKDYDSWQERADTEILRQLQESKKYFVFIKGCGIFAYHRELSKLMEVFDLIENSCKVLRLGDLMDFCYNDDPRLSV
- a CDS encoding flagellin B; amino-acid sequence: MSFRINTNIAALTSHAVGVQNNRDLSSSLEKLSSGLRINKAADDSSGMAIADSLRSQSANLGQAIRNANDAIGMVQTADKAMDEQIKILDTIKTKAVQAAQDGQTLESRRALQSDIQRLLEELDNIANTTSFNGQQMLSGSFSNKEFQIGAYSNTTVKASIGSTSSDKIGHVRMETSSFSGAGMLASAAAQNLTEVGLNFKQVNGVNDYKIETVRISTSAGTGIGALSEIINRFSNTLGVRASYNVMATGGTPVQSGTVRELTINGVEIGTVNDVHKNDADGRLTNAINSVKDRTGVEASLDIQGRINLHSIDGRAISVHAASASGQVFGGGNFAGISGTQHAVIGRLTLTRTDARDIIVSGVNFSHVGFHSAQGVAEYTVNLRAVRGIFDANVASAAGANANGAQAETNSQGIGAGVTSLKGAMIVMDMADSARTQLDKIRSDMGSVQMELVTTINNISVTQVNVKAAESQIRDVDFAEESANFSKYNILAQSGSFAMAQANAVQQNVLRLLQ